Proteins from a genomic interval of Ramlibacter algicola:
- the zapE gene encoding cell division protein ZapE, producing MPSVREAYDAELQSRGYASDPAQLRAVEALERCAQDWAQYKDKRSNSFKKLINHPDIPRGVYMYGGVGRGKSFLMDCFFQAVPLKRKTRLHFHEFMREVHRELQDLQGTVNPLDKLGERMAQRFKLVCFDEFHVADITDAMILHRLLQSLFDNGVGFVTTSNFHPDELYPNGLHRDRILPAIELLKEKLEVVNVDNGTDYRQRTLAGVRMYHCPLGPEADAAMDKAFTDLAESHDESPVLTIEHREIRARRKAGGVVWFDFRTLCGGPRSQNDYLEIATQFHTVLLSGVPYMPVNMASEARRFTWLVDVLYDRRVKLILSAAVEPEALYTDGPLAHEFPRTVSRLREMQSAQYLAHGRRDVDTRLT from the coding sequence GTGCCCTCGGTCCGTGAGGCGTACGACGCGGAGCTCCAGTCCCGCGGGTACGCCAGCGACCCCGCGCAGCTGCGCGCGGTGGAAGCGCTGGAGCGCTGCGCGCAGGACTGGGCGCAGTACAAGGACAAGCGCTCCAACAGCTTCAAGAAGCTGATCAACCATCCCGACATCCCGCGCGGCGTCTACATGTACGGCGGGGTGGGGCGCGGCAAGAGCTTCCTGATGGATTGCTTCTTCCAGGCGGTGCCCCTGAAGCGCAAGACGCGGCTGCACTTCCACGAGTTCATGCGCGAGGTGCACCGGGAACTGCAGGACCTGCAGGGCACGGTGAACCCGCTGGACAAGCTGGGCGAGCGCATGGCGCAGCGCTTCAAGCTGGTCTGCTTCGACGAGTTCCACGTCGCCGACATCACGGACGCGATGATCCTGCACCGGCTGCTGCAGTCGCTGTTCGACAACGGCGTGGGCTTCGTCACCACGTCCAACTTCCATCCCGACGAGCTGTACCCGAACGGGCTGCATCGCGATCGCATCCTGCCCGCGATCGAGCTGCTCAAGGAGAAGCTGGAAGTCGTCAACGTCGACAACGGCACCGACTACCGCCAGCGCACGCTGGCCGGCGTGCGGATGTACCACTGCCCGCTGGGCCCCGAAGCCGACGCCGCAATGGACAAGGCGTTCACCGACCTGGCGGAGTCGCACGACGAGAGTCCCGTGCTCACCATCGAACACCGCGAGATCCGTGCCCGCCGCAAGGCCGGCGGCGTCGTCTGGTTCGACTTCCGAACGCTGTGCGGCGGCCCGCGCTCGCAGAACGATTACCTGGAGATCGCCACCCAGTTCCACACCGTGCTGCTCTCCGGCGTGCCCTACATGCCGGTCAACATGGCGTCGGAAGCGCGGCGGTTCACCTGGCTGGTCGACGTTCTTTACGATCGGCGCGTGAAACTGATCCTCTCCGCGGCGGTCGAACCCGAGGCCCTGTACACGGACGGGCCGCTGGCGCACGAGTTTCCGCGCACGGTCTCGCGCCTGCGCGAGATGCAGTCGGCGCAGTACCTGGCGCACGGCCGCCGCGACGTCGACACCCGCCTGACATGA